TGTATGAGCAATTCCTGCGTAACCTCGGTTACACCAACATTACTTCTTTTACTGCCGGCGATGACTGCCTGCAACAGATAAAGGAGCAGCCTGCCCTTATTTTCATGGATTACAACATGGAAGGCATGAACGGCATTGAGGTATTGAAAAAGATCAAAGCTTTTGACTCGCACATAATGGTTTATATAATTTCCGGACAGGAGATCAGCCTGGTAGCCAAAGAGGCCCTGCAATATGGCGCCCTTGACTATGTGGTT
The Niastella koreensis GR20-10 genome window above contains:
- a CDS encoding response regulator, which codes for MAMYPDLKIFIVDDDIFCLSLYEQFLRNLGYTNITSFTAGDDCLQQIKEQPALIFMDYNMEGMNGIEVLKKIKAFDSHIMVYIISGQEISLVAKEALQYGALDYVVKSSLSPEKMTAIMKRVEEYYNPRRPKEGKKSFFDKVKSGLGI